One Pirellulales bacterium genomic window carries:
- the tuf gene encoding elongation factor Tu — MAKDNFERKKPHVNVGTIGHIDHGKTTLTGAILAVQAAKGMAKFKAYSDIAKGGTVRDETKTVTIAVSHVEYESPNRHYAHIDCPGHADFIKNMITGAAQMDGAILVVSAADGPMPQTREHILLARQVGVPALVVFLNKCDLVDDPELLELVELELRELLTHHGFPGDEIPIIRGAARPAYDKPADPEANKCIGELMDAIDSYIPEPVREIDKPFLMAIEDVFSIEGRGTVVTGRIERGLVKVGEEIEILGLTTAPRKTTVTGVEMFNKTLDQGQAGDNVGCLLRGIKREEIERGQVLAKPGSITPHTKFEAEVYVLSKEEGGRHTPFFSGYRPQFYFRTTDVTGTAQLIGDAEMCMPGDNARIKVELISPIAMDDGVRFAIREGGKTVGSGVVTKILE, encoded by the coding sequence ATGGCTAAGGATAATTTTGAACGCAAGAAACCGCATGTAAACGTCGGCACGATCGGTCACATCGATCACGGCAAGACGACCCTCACCGGCGCCATCCTTGCCGTGCAGGCCGCTAAGGGGATGGCCAAATTCAAGGCCTACTCCGACATCGCCAAGGGGGGCACCGTCCGCGACGAAACCAAGACCGTGACCATCGCCGTCAGTCACGTCGAGTACGAGTCGCCGAATCGTCACTACGCCCACATCGACTGTCCGGGCCATGCCGACTTCATCAAGAACATGATCACCGGCGCCGCCCAGATGGACGGCGCCATCCTGGTGGTGTCGGCCGCTGACGGCCCCATGCCGCAGACCCGTGAGCACATCCTGTTGGCGCGTCAGGTCGGCGTGCCCGCCTTGGTGGTCTTCCTCAACAAGTGCGATCTGGTCGACGACCCCGAGTTGCTCGAACTGGTCGAGTTGGAACTGCGCGAGTTGCTCACGCACCACGGCTTCCCTGGAGACGAGATTCCGATCATTCGCGGCGCCGCCCGCCCGGCATACGACAAGCCGGCCGATCCCGAAGCCAACAAGTGCATCGGCGAGCTGATGGACGCGATCGACTCCTACATTCCCGAGCCGGTCCGCGAAATCGACAAGCCGTTCCTGATGGCCATCGAAGACGTGTTCTCGATCGAAGGTCGCGGCACGGTGGTCACGGGCCGCATCGAGCGTGGCTTGGTCAAGGTGGGCGAGGAAATCGAAATCCTCGGGCTCACCACCGCACCGCGCAAGACCACGGTCACGGGCGTCGAAATGTTCAACAAGACACTCGATCAGGGCCAGGCCGGAGATAACGTCGGCTGCCTGCTTCGCGGCATCAAGCGCGAAGAAATCGAGCGCGGCCAGGTGCTGGCCAAGCCCGGATCGATCACGCCGCATACCAAATTCGAGGCCGAAGTTTACGTGTTGTCGAAGGAGGAAGGCGGGCGTCACACGCCGTTCTTTAGCGGTTACCGCCCGCAGTTCTACTTCCGCACCACCGATGTCACCGGCACCGCGCAGCTCATCGGCGACGCCGAGATGTGCATGCCGGGCGACAACGCTCGTATCAAGGTCGAACTGATCTCGCCGATCGCCATGGACGATGGCGTTCGCTTCGCCATTCGCGAAGGCGGCAAGACGGTCGGTTCGGGCGTGGTCACCAAGATCTTGGAGTAA